The following are encoded in a window of Leptospira selangorensis genomic DNA:
- a CDS encoding SDR family NAD(P)-dependent oxidoreductase, whose amino-acid sequence MKVAIVTGASNGIGKNTAIELGKRGIGVILTYHSDKKGAEDVVKEVEKSGSKAVCLKLDLSQKSSFGSFIELVKKNLEEIWKRKTFDYLVNNGGVGGGMPFADITEEYFDQILNTNFKGPFFITQDLVRFIEDNGRIVNTSSSASRGSFAGYSAYGASKAALTSWTKYLAKELSPRKIRVNAVSPGPTHTNLGGGAFDKYPEYIQPLADQTALGRIGSPDDIAKVIVNLLSDEFSWVTAQDLEVSGGYLL is encoded by the coding sequence ATGAAAGTAGCAATCGTCACAGGAGCAAGTAACGGTATCGGAAAAAATACCGCGATCGAATTGGGAAAAAGAGGGATCGGCGTAATCCTTACTTATCATTCGGATAAAAAAGGTGCCGAGGATGTCGTAAAAGAAGTGGAGAAGAGCGGGTCCAAGGCCGTTTGTCTTAAATTGGATCTAAGCCAAAAGTCTTCTTTCGGAAGTTTTATCGAGCTTGTAAAAAAGAACCTAGAAGAAATTTGGAAGAGAAAAACTTTCGATTACTTGGTAAATAACGGAGGTGTCGGAGGAGGAATGCCATTCGCTGATATCACTGAAGAATATTTCGATCAGATATTGAACACAAATTTCAAAGGACCATTCTTTATCACACAAGATCTTGTTAGATTTATAGAAGACAATGGAAGGATCGTGAATACATCCAGTTCTGCGAGTCGAGGATCTTTCGCAGGATATTCCGCTTATGGAGCATCTAAGGCTGCATTAACTTCTTGGACAAAGTATCTCGCAAAAGAACTTTCTCCGAGAAAAATCAGAGTGAATGCAGTCTCTCCCGGTCCAACGCATACGAATCTTGGAGGAGGCGCATTCGATAAATATCCGGAATATATTCAACCGTTAGCGGATCAAACTGCTTTGGGAAGAATTGGAAGTCCGGATGATATTGCAAAGGTAATTGTAAATCTTTTATCAGATGAATTTTCTTGGGTGACCGCTCAGGACTTGGAGGTTTCCGGAGGATATTTGTTGTAA